A genomic segment from Helicobacter sp. NHP19-012 encodes:
- a CDS encoding cupin domain-containing protein: MQILHFLENPSFASLDIQKLLETENSKEIRICMPKGKEMREHQAPGAIVVRVLQGRIWFEVQGAKHTLERGDCIALEAHVPHSLGGLEDSVLNLTLSKLDSVQRVLDVASNK, encoded by the coding sequence ATGCAGATTTTACACTTCTTAGAAAATCCAAGTTTTGCATCTTTAGATATCCAAAAGCTCTTGGAAACAGAAAACAGCAAAGAAATCCGCATTTGTATGCCAAAAGGAAAGGAAATGCGCGAGCACCAAGCCCCCGGGGCGATTGTGGTGCGGGTGTTGCAAGGACGCATTTGGTTTGAAGTGCAAGGGGCAAAACACACACTAGAGAGAGGCGATTGTATCGCCCTAGAGGCGCACGTCCCCCATAGCCTTGGCGGACTAGAAGATAGTGTGCTTAATTTAACTTTAAGCAAGTTGGACAGCGTCCAAAGAGTGTTGGATGTAGCCTCTAATAAGTAG
- a CDS encoding tetratricopeptide repeat protein: MKAEEYYLKAGEGGYGRGYYKLGMLYFMGNGVTQDHAKAFEYFLKAIENGEARAYHSIGLIYQYGHGKPQDTAKAKEYFQKGAEMGDVLAQTALERMLSKGH, translated from the coding sequence TTGAAAGCTGAGGAATACTACTTAAAAGCTGGAGAGGGTGGATATGGTAGAGGATACTACAAATTGGGCATGTTGTATTTTATGGGTAATGGAGTTACTCAAGATCATGCCAAAGCCTTTGAATATTTTTTAAAAGCCATTGAGAATGGAGAGGCCAGAGCCTATCATTCTATCGGTCTCATTTATCAATATGGGCATGGGAAACCCCAAGACACGGCTAAGGCTAAAGAATATTTCCAAAAGGGAGCAGAGATGGGCGATGTTCTTGCACAAACGGCTTTGGAAAGAATGCTGAGTAAGGGGCATTGA
- a CDS encoding AzlD domain-containing protein: MNDLYVVSALLITTATTYAIRVFPFLLFNAKHPAPKILTYLGRVLSLGVVGMLIVYGIKDTSFNVPPYGFNEILAIVSVALLQWYLKIFVLSVLGECTYMWLVQSKVLVGVFKFVNHKITRLKFIYSTIHSLMIKLWH, from the coding sequence ATGAACGACCTCTATGTTGTGTCCGCCTTACTTATCACCACTGCTACAACTTATGCAATCCGTGTCTTCCCTTTCTTGCTTTTTAATGCTAAACACCCTGCCCCTAAAATATTGACTTACTTAGGGCGGGTGCTTAGTCTTGGGGTAGTGGGTATGTTGATTGTCTATGGAATCAAGGATACCTCTTTTAATGTTCCACCCTATGGATTCAATGAAATTTTGGCGATTGTCAGTGTTGCCCTTTTACAATGGTATTTGAAAATCTTTGTGCTCAGTGTATTAGGGGAGTGCACTTATATGTGGCTGGTGCAAAGTAAAGTGCTGGTGGGGGTTTTTAAATTTGTAAACCATAAAATTACTAGATTAAAGTTTATCTATTCTACTATCCATTCACTAATGATAAAATTATGGCACTAA